Proteins from one Dysgonomonas sp. HDW5A genomic window:
- a CDS encoding DUF6298 domain-containing protein, whose protein sequence is MNKICVCLFIFLTVGINGFSQNKKNAPKPIPPITFKDGILSYTSDNLGNRIPDFSFCGYKASEEPIPMVDAKVFVAWQDGDVTELLQNAIDYVGSLPLDKNGFRGAILLDKGSFKIEGQLKIRQSGIVIRGSGVGDNGTNLIAAGKDRRTLICILGQNDKQLSSSIKIVDSYVPVNSFTVTLSDKHGLKAGDNILIQRPSTKEWIDELGTDHFGGGITSLGWKPSEQDIYWDRTITSVNGNKITFDAPLTTALDQKYGGGFIIPYTWNGRISNIGIENLSCISEYDINNPKDEAHAWMAITMENVSDAWVRSAIFKHFAGSAVAVLESAKRVTVENCKSLAPVSEIGGQRRYTFFTSGQQCLFQRLYAEQGYHDFALGFCAAGPNAFVQCHSELPYSFSGPVDSWASGVLFDVVNINGNALSYKNRMQEAQGAGWNAANSVFWQCTASLIECFAPPTAQNWAFGSWSEFSGDGYWNESNNHINPRSLYYAQLKKRLGDKYIDRSNLLAVETEASSSPSIEVAQELTKKANEVPLTLSEWIDTLISENNIPVEKSGIKSFEQKSKVFIGKRMAAKPSLTVKNGWLVRNNTIQTGGKHNIQWWNGTVQPSYLKKSASPHLTRFVPGRMGTGLTDDIDSVGSWMKKEDILVLDHNYGLWYDRRRDDHERIRRINGEVWPPFYEQPFARSGEGTAYDGLSKYDLTKYNDWYWRRLRQFTDMADQKELILFHQNYFQHNIIEAGAHWADSPWRPANNINNTGFPEPAPYAGDKRIFLAEQFYDINHPVRRELHRAFIRKCLENFRGNNSVVQLISEEYTGPLHFVEFWLDVIAEWEAETGEKSLIALSATKDVQDAILADSVRSKVVDIIDIRYWFYREDGTTYEPQGGLNLAPRQHARLTKPGKVSFESVYRAVNEYRTKYTDKAVTYFSNSYPERAWASFMAGGSLTNLPRIANDHFLEDASFMQSITEMNSANQYVLGDKSKGLIIYTSNETIDLDLSKVTGKFTLYRINPVDGSIIKEKSEIKGETPLKLMNPTAKDVVIWLKKK, encoded by the coding sequence GAGCTATTTTATTAGATAAAGGCTCTTTTAAGATTGAAGGACAATTAAAAATCAGACAATCGGGAATTGTCATTCGAGGTAGTGGAGTGGGAGATAACGGAACAAATCTTATTGCAGCAGGAAAAGATCGTCGTACACTAATCTGTATTTTAGGACAAAACGATAAACAGCTAAGCTCATCTATTAAAATAGTAGATTCATATGTACCTGTAAACTCATTCACAGTAACATTGTCGGATAAACATGGATTGAAAGCTGGAGATAATATATTGATTCAAAGACCATCAACGAAAGAGTGGATTGATGAACTCGGAACAGATCACTTTGGAGGAGGTATAACATCTCTGGGATGGAAACCATCGGAACAAGATATTTATTGGGATAGAACAATTACTTCCGTAAATGGAAATAAAATAACATTTGATGCTCCACTCACGACAGCATTGGATCAGAAATATGGAGGCGGTTTTATAATTCCTTATACTTGGAATGGTCGAATTTCTAATATAGGAATCGAAAACTTATCATGTATATCGGAATATGATATAAATAACCCTAAAGATGAAGCTCATGCGTGGATGGCTATTACAATGGAAAATGTTTCTGATGCATGGGTACGTAGTGCTATTTTTAAACATTTTGCTGGATCAGCAGTAGCAGTTCTTGAATCAGCCAAACGTGTGACAGTAGAAAATTGTAAATCGCTCGCTCCAGTTTCTGAAATAGGTGGACAACGGAGATATACATTTTTTACATCGGGGCAGCAATGTTTATTTCAGCGTTTATATGCCGAACAAGGTTATCACGATTTTGCTTTGGGATTCTGTGCAGCAGGACCTAATGCTTTTGTGCAATGTCATTCCGAATTGCCTTATAGTTTTAGCGGACCTGTTGATAGTTGGGCTTCGGGAGTATTATTCGATGTTGTCAATATAAATGGTAATGCATTGAGTTACAAAAACAGAATGCAGGAAGCACAAGGTGCCGGCTGGAATGCAGCGAACAGTGTGTTCTGGCAATGCACAGCGTCTTTGATAGAATGTTTTGCGCCACCTACGGCTCAAAATTGGGCGTTCGGTTCGTGGTCTGAATTTTCAGGAGATGGTTATTGGAACGAAAGTAATAATCATATAAATCCCAGAAGCTTGTATTATGCTCAGTTGAAAAAACGTTTGGGAGATAAATATATCGACCGATCTAATCTATTAGCTGTGGAGACGGAAGCATCTAGTTCACCGTCAATAGAAGTTGCTCAGGAATTGACTAAAAAAGCTAATGAAGTACCTTTAACTCTTTCGGAGTGGATAGATACTCTTATTTCTGAAAATAATATTCCTGTCGAAAAATCAGGAATTAAGTCTTTCGAACAAAAGAGTAAAGTCTTTATAGGTAAACGAATGGCTGCTAAACCATCATTAACCGTAAAAAATGGATGGTTGGTGAGAAATAATACTATCCAGACAGGAGGTAAGCATAATATACAATGGTGGAACGGAACGGTTCAACCATCTTATCTGAAAAAATCGGCTAGTCCCCATTTAACCCGCTTTGTACCGGGAAGAATGGGAACAGGGTTAACTGATGATATTGATTCAGTAGGTAGCTGGATGAAAAAAGAAGATATATTGGTTCTTGATCACAATTATGGTTTATGGTATGACCGCCGAAGAGATGATCATGAACGCATCCGTCGTATAAATGGCGAAGTATGGCCTCCTTTTTATGAGCAACCTTTTGCCCGTAGTGGCGAAGGTACGGCTTATGATGGGTTAAGTAAATATGACCTGACAAAATACAATGACTGGTATTGGAGGCGGCTTCGTCAATTTACGGATATGGCAGATCAAAAAGAGTTGATTTTGTTTCATCAGAATTATTTTCAACACAATATTATTGAAGCAGGTGCACACTGGGCGGATAGTCCTTGGAGACCGGCAAATAATATAAATAACACAGGATTTCCCGAACCTGCACCTTATGCGGGAGATAAACGTATCTTTTTGGCTGAACAGTTTTATGATATAAATCATCCCGTAAGAAGAGAGTTACACCGTGCTTTTATTCGTAAATGCTTGGAGAATTTCAGAGGCAATAACAGTGTGGTTCAACTTATCAGTGAGGAATATACAGGACCTCTTCATTTCGTGGAATTTTGGTTAGATGTAATTGCCGAATGGGAAGCCGAAACAGGGGAGAAATCTCTTATCGCTCTCAGTGCCACAAAGGATGTGCAAGATGCTATTTTGGCTGATTCTGTACGCTCGAAAGTGGTCGATATTATTGATATACGTTACTGGTTTTACCGTGAAGACGGCACAACTTACGAACCTCAAGGAGGACTGAATTTGGCTCCTCGTCAACATGCTCGTTTGACAAAACCTGGAAAGGTCTCATTTGAATCGGTTTATCGGGCAGTGAACGAGTATAGAACAAAATATACGGATAAAGCAGTTACCTATTTTTCTAACTCTTATCCCGAACGAGCATGGGCTTCCTTTATGGCTGGAGGTTCTTTGACTAATTTGCCTCGAATAGCAAATGACCACTTTTTAGAAGATGCTTCTTTTATGCAATCGATAACTGAGATGAACAGTGCAAACCAATATGTATTGGGGGATAAAAGTAAGGGCTTAATTATTTATACAAGTAACGAAACAATAGATTTAGACTTATCTAAGGTGACAGGTAAATTTACTCTCTACAGAATTAACCCTGTAGATGGTTCAATAATAAAAGAAAAGAGCGAAATAAAAGGTGAAACTCCTCTGAAATTAATGAATCCTACAGCTAAAGATGTAGTAATCTGGTTGAAAAAGAAATGA
- a CDS encoding glycoside hydrolase family 43 protein, with translation MNIMKNTILYILGLTLFLSCNTGKKESEKITTEKEVYLFTSFHEPATEGLRFLYSYDGYKWDSIPGIFLKPEVGIQKIMRDPSIVQGADSTFHLVWTCSWKGDPAFGYASSKDLINWSEQQYIPIMAFDTTTVNVWAPELFYDDESNDFIIVWASTIPFKFEKGIEAEDNNHRLYYTKTKDFKDFTKAELLYDPGYSSIDAVIVKRDSADYVLVFKDNTRPERNIKAAFAKTPTGEYTNPSAPFTGNFTEGPSVVKVGDEWLIYFDAYDKKSYDAIATKDFKTFTDINDKISIPAGHKHGTIFKAPESVLNKLRSQTSL, from the coding sequence ATGAATATCATGAAAAATACAATCTTATATATACTCGGTTTAACCCTCTTTCTGTCTTGTAATACAGGAAAGAAAGAATCAGAAAAAATAACTACTGAAAAAGAAGTATATCTATTTACTTCTTTTCACGAACCTGCTACCGAAGGGCTTCGATTCCTTTATAGTTACGATGGCTATAAATGGGATAGCATTCCGGGAATATTCTTAAAACCAGAAGTTGGTATACAAAAGATAATGCGTGACCCCAGTATTGTTCAAGGAGCTGATAGCACATTTCATTTAGTCTGGACATGTAGTTGGAAGGGCGATCCTGCATTTGGGTACGCTTCTTCCAAAGATTTGATAAATTGGTCGGAGCAGCAATATATTCCCATTATGGCGTTTGATACCACCACTGTAAATGTGTGGGCTCCCGAATTATTTTATGATGATGAATCGAATGATTTTATTATTGTATGGGCGTCAACCATCCCATTCAAATTTGAGAAAGGTATAGAAGCTGAAGACAATAATCACCGTTTATATTATACAAAAACAAAAGACTTTAAAGATTTCACCAAAGCAGAATTACTTTACGATCCCGGATATAGTTCCATTGATGCAGTGATTGTTAAGCGAGATTCGGCTGATTATGTTCTAGTTTTCAAAGACAATACACGCCCCGAAAGGAATATAAAAGCAGCATTTGCTAAAACTCCAACAGGAGAATATACCAATCCATCAGCTCCTTTTACAGGTAATTTCACAGAAGGTCCTTCGGTAGTAAAGGTAGGGGATGAATGGCTTATCTATTTTGATGCTTATGATAAAAAGTCTTATGATGCTATTGCTACAAAAGATTTTAAAACATTTACCGATATAAATGATAAAATTTCGATTCCTGCCGGACATAAACACGGGACTATATTTAAAGCTCCCGAAAGTGTTTTAAATAAATTAAGGTCTCAGACCTCTTTATAA
- a CDS encoding glycosyl hydrolase family 65 protein, translating into MKKKSIILSLLFLSSIFISNAQEGVYYTGKTLSNVNYHNGRLSPAVGTHNIQTMRANREHPEKGDGFGWTYNHQSFLAYWNNTYYLQYLSDSIGEHIPPSHTLLQTSKDGYTWTKPEIIFPKYKVPDGTSKAGYTGVAKDLYAIMHQRMGFYVSKSNRLLTIGFYGICLDMKDDPNDGKGIGRVVREIKADGSYGPIYFIHYNPSWNEKNTAYPFYKKSKDKAFIAACDELMANPLMMMQWVEESDSNDPLIPLKKKYKAFSYYHLNNGDVVALWKHALTTISKDGGKTWPGNVARAIGFVNSNAKIWGQRTSDGKFATVYNPSEFRWPLAVSTSEDGLNYTDLYYVHGDITAMRYGGNYKSRGPQYPRGILETNGTPPDGNIWMTYSVNKEDIWVAKIPVPVTDKAISHSDETFDLMPQGKELDAWNIYSPLWAPVKIEKRSDNKRWLSLKDWDPFDYAKVERVIPELKNLEASFAVLAAQNKTGNLQIEFQNAQGDACTRIIFDNDGLIKLKTGARYATLQPYEAGIVYDIKVFLSTSTRSLTLKINDKDISTKLFFNPIESIQRIVFRTGDLPSDPTPNDAADRDTDLPNAGAEDAKAEYYISYLKTLDPSNHSAILNINDYKHYADYFNTMEDENIAQAIPNAQAWEWMKANIPLFECPQKNFEEMFYYRWWSLRKHIKDTPEGYVMTEFLVNRSYADKYNLISCALGHHIYESRWLRDPRYLDQYVHVWFRGNEGKPMAKLRNFSSWTADALYNKYLVDGDKNYLLDMFPDLENEYAAWEGDHRLPSGLYWQGDVQDGMEETISGGRRKKYARPTINSYMFGNAKALSEVAKLKGDNNAAKKYEEKSIEIKNLVQNQLWNQDSTFFETLREPGNFALVREAIGYLPWYFNLPDNKADYAKAWAQVKDERGFCAPYGLTTAERRHPEFRSHGCCKCEWDGAIWPFASSQTLTAMANLLNNYKQDVVNDSVYFRHLELYVESQYHRGRPYIGEYQDEVTGYWLKGDQERSRYYNHSTFNDLIISGLIGLKPRPDNVLEINPLIPQAKWDWFCLDNVPYHGKNVTIVWDKTGGKYKRGKGFYIMLDGKLVAKSDKLERLTYKM; encoded by the coding sequence ATGAAAAAGAAATCAATTATATTATCCTTACTTTTTTTGAGTAGCATTTTTATATCAAATGCTCAAGAGGGAGTTTATTATACCGGAAAAACTTTATCTAATGTGAATTATCACAACGGGCGATTGAGTCCCGCTGTAGGTACTCATAACATTCAAACCATGCGGGCTAATCGAGAGCATCCCGAAAAAGGCGATGGTTTTGGTTGGACTTACAATCATCAATCATTCCTTGCATATTGGAATAACACGTACTATCTTCAATATTTGAGTGATTCTATTGGAGAGCATATACCGCCATCTCATACACTGTTGCAAACATCTAAAGATGGTTATACGTGGACTAAGCCCGAAATTATTTTCCCAAAATACAAAGTTCCTGATGGAACCTCAAAAGCTGGATATACAGGTGTGGCAAAAGACTTATATGCTATTATGCACCAACGGATGGGCTTTTATGTATCTAAAAGTAATCGTTTACTTACTATCGGGTTTTATGGTATCTGTTTGGATATGAAAGACGATCCGAACGACGGGAAAGGCATCGGGCGTGTTGTTCGGGAAATAAAAGCCGATGGAAGTTACGGACCTATTTATTTTATCCATTATAATCCATCATGGAATGAGAAAAATACTGCATATCCTTTCTATAAAAAGAGCAAAGATAAAGCCTTTATTGCTGCTTGCGACGAGTTAATGGCTAACCCTTTGATGATGATGCAATGGGTTGAAGAATCGGATAGTAATGATCCTCTTATTCCTTTAAAAAAGAAATACAAAGCATTCAGTTATTACCATTTAAATAATGGTGATGTTGTTGCTCTGTGGAAGCATGCTCTTACAACGATAAGCAAAGACGGAGGTAAAACATGGCCGGGAAATGTAGCCCGTGCGATCGGTTTTGTAAATAGTAATGCGAAAATATGGGGACAAAGAACCTCTGACGGAAAGTTTGCCACGGTTTATAATCCCTCCGAATTTCGTTGGCCTTTGGCAGTTTCAACCAGTGAAGATGGGTTGAATTATACCGATTTATACTACGTTCATGGAGATATAACAGCGATGCGTTATGGTGGAAACTATAAATCGCGTGGTCCTCAATATCCTCGAGGTATTTTAGAAACTAACGGAACGCCTCCCGATGGCAATATATGGATGACATACAGTGTAAATAAAGAAGATATCTGGGTAGCAAAGATTCCTGTACCCGTAACCGATAAGGCTATCAGCCATTCTGATGAAACCTTTGATTTGATGCCTCAGGGCAAAGAATTAGACGCATGGAATATTTACAGTCCGTTATGGGCTCCTGTAAAGATTGAGAAACGATCTGATAATAAACGCTGGCTTTCGTTGAAAGACTGGGATCCATTCGATTATGCAAAAGTAGAAAGAGTAATTCCCGAATTAAAGAATTTAGAAGCCTCTTTCGCTGTTCTGGCTGCTCAAAACAAAACAGGAAATCTCCAGATTGAGTTTCAAAATGCTCAGGGAGATGCCTGTACACGCATTATTTTTGACAATGACGGTTTGATAAAGCTGAAGACTGGAGCAAGATATGCAACTTTACAGCCTTATGAAGCGGGTATTGTATATGATATCAAAGTGTTTTTGTCTACTTCGACAAGAAGTTTAACTCTGAAAATCAATGATAAAGATATTTCTACAAAATTGTTCTTCAATCCTATAGAATCTATTCAAAGAATTGTATTCAGAACAGGAGATTTACCATCTGATCCGACACCCAATGATGCGGCTGACAGAGATACTGATTTGCCCAATGCAGGAGCAGAAGATGCTAAAGCAGAATATTATATCTCATATCTCAAAACATTAGATCCGTCTAATCATTCAGCCATTTTAAATATAAATGATTATAAGCATTATGCGGATTATTTCAATACAATGGAGGATGAAAATATAGCACAAGCTATACCCAATGCACAGGCTTGGGAGTGGATGAAAGCCAATATACCCTTGTTTGAATGTCCTCAAAAGAATTTCGAAGAGATGTTTTACTACAGATGGTGGTCGTTGAGAAAACACATAAAAGATACCCCCGAAGGTTATGTTATGACCGAATTTTTAGTGAACCGTTCATATGCAGATAAATATAATCTGATCTCTTGTGCTTTAGGACATCATATCTATGAAAGCCGATGGTTACGTGATCCGAGGTATTTAGATCAGTATGTACATGTCTGGTTTAGAGGGAATGAGGGCAAACCTATGGCAAAGCTTCGTAACTTCAGTAGCTGGACTGCCGATGCTCTGTATAATAAATATTTGGTGGATGGAGATAAAAACTACCTGTTGGATATGTTTCCCGATCTGGAGAACGAATATGCGGCATGGGAAGGAGATCACCGATTGCCAAGCGGATTATATTGGCAGGGAGATGTTCAAGATGGAATGGAAGAAACCATAAGTGGCGGTCGTCGTAAAAAATATGCCCGACCAACTATTAATTCCTATATGTTTGGCAATGCAAAAGCATTATCGGAGGTTGCAAAATTAAAAGGAGATAATAATGCTGCAAAAAAATACGAGGAAAAGTCTATCGAAATTAAGAATCTGGTACAAAATCAACTTTGGAATCAAGACAGTACATTTTTTGAAACACTAAGAGAACCCGGAAATTTTGCCTTAGTACGTGAAGCTATCGGCTATCTTCCCTGGTATTTTAACTTGCCTGATAATAAAGCAGATTACGCAAAAGCATGGGCGCAAGTAAAAGATGAACGAGGCTTTTGTGCTCCTTACGGACTTACTACAGCAGAACGTCGTCACCCCGAATTTCGTTCTCATGGATGCTGTAAATGCGAATGGGATGGTGCTATCTGGCCTTTCGCTTCTTCTCAAACATTGACAGCAATGGCTAATCTGCTGAATAACTACAAACAAGATGTTGTAAATGATAGTGTTTATTTTCGCCATCTTGAATTATATGTGGAAAGCCAATACCATAGAGGCAGACCTTATATAGGAGAGTATCAGGATGAAGTAACGGGTTACTGGCTCAAAGGTGATCAGGAACGTAGCCGTTACTATAATCATTCCACTTTCAATGATTTGATTATTTCGGGATTAATCGGATTGAAACCTCGTCCGGATAATGTGTTGGAAATTAACCCTCTGATTCCACAAGCCAAATGGGATTGGTTCTGTTTGGATAATGTCCCTTATCATGGTAAGAATGTGACTATTGTTTGGGATAAAACAGGAGGCAAATACAAAAGAGGAAAAGGATTCTATATCATGCTAGATGGCAAACTGGTTGCCAAATCTGATAAATTAGAACGATTAACTTATAAAATGTAA
- a CDS encoding glycoside hydrolase family 78 protein yields the protein MRMKQAILFILFTLFTFSTYSIDIKDLTCEMQKMPLAIDKLSPRFGWKLTSDMQGDKQTAYQIILTSNGTKIWDSGRVKSDQSQLVIYKGKPLKKGKRYVWTVKVWDVKGKVSDSRNSYFETAPDFNNTKIQWIGAITKADSYLPIGRRDLHGPSFKKPEYKELYDKIDPLALRSILLRKAFNANKTIEKAIVHASGLGHYNLSINGQKVSKDIFTPVWSDYDKTVYYNTYQVDTLLNKGENVIGITLGNGFYNAVGNRYRKLWVSFGPPTLFLKMHLYYMDGTSEILTSDNSWKYALSPITFNDIYGGEDYDARLEQKGWDKPNFNDKAWKPVVIQEAPKGVLRAQQITNVRSMKQYGAISMTKIDSSYVLNMGQNLSGYPAIKVIGKKGQTVKITVGELLNEETGKVSQKQSGGPHTYSYTIKGDGVEEWHPEFTYYGFQYIQIDGANLLSSDDTDKPLIIDVKSDFIYNSTNENGHFESSNEIFNKAHQLIKNAVRSNMQSVFTDCPHREKLGWLEETHLNGPGLLYNWDLTQFFPKVMQDIKDAQRDGGLVPSIVPEYVIFGDDFSDSPEWGGAAVIVPWMYYQFYGDNTLIEQYYNIMKQYVDYLTSKSTGHIVSHGLGDWYDYGEHRAGFSMNSPIEVSATAHYYYVTHLFAKAAKMFNKSNDEKKYTVLSENIRKAFNDKFLDKKTMQYGSGSQFCNAVALFMGIVEPQNKAAVLQNLKADIQKRGNRLTTGDVGNRYLFQALALNGENELMYLMNNHTGAPGYGFQILFGVTTLTEQWDPRKGASWNHFMMGQIDEWFFHSLGGIVPSTPGFKEFTIQPQPVGDLTWVKANHETLYGNIAVSWKRESGVFYLSVDVPVNTRATVILPDGNNTKKIVGSGKHSFECKL from the coding sequence ATGAGGATGAAACAAGCGATACTATTTATATTGTTTACTCTTTTTACCTTTAGTACCTATTCGATAGATATTAAAGACCTGACCTGCGAAATGCAAAAAATGCCATTGGCGATAGATAAACTTAGTCCTCGTTTCGGGTGGAAACTGACCTCAGATATGCAGGGTGATAAACAAACTGCCTATCAAATTATACTCACATCTAATGGAACAAAGATATGGGATTCGGGAAGAGTGAAATCAGACCAAAGTCAGTTAGTCATATATAAAGGTAAGCCTCTCAAGAAGGGTAAACGATATGTTTGGACTGTAAAAGTCTGGGATGTAAAGGGAAAAGTAAGCGATAGCCGAAACTCTTACTTCGAAACTGCACCCGATTTTAATAATACTAAAATACAATGGATTGGAGCAATAACAAAAGCCGATTCTTATCTACCAATAGGACGCCGTGATTTACATGGACCATCTTTTAAGAAACCTGAATACAAGGAACTTTATGATAAAATAGATCCGTTAGCTCTGAGAAGTATTCTTCTGCGAAAGGCTTTCAATGCAAATAAGACTATAGAGAAAGCAATTGTTCATGCTTCAGGTTTGGGACATTATAATCTTTCGATTAATGGACAGAAAGTAAGTAAAGATATCTTCACCCCTGTTTGGAGCGATTATGATAAAACTGTTTATTATAATACTTATCAGGTAGATACCCTTTTAAATAAAGGTGAAAATGTTATAGGAATTACATTAGGGAATGGCTTTTATAATGCTGTAGGTAATCGCTATCGTAAACTGTGGGTATCTTTTGGACCACCTACTTTATTTCTCAAAATGCACCTTTATTATATGGATGGTACAAGTGAAATACTTACATCTGATAATTCATGGAAATATGCACTTAGTCCGATAACATTCAATGATATTTATGGTGGTGAAGACTATGATGCCCGTTTAGAACAAAAAGGATGGGATAAGCCAAACTTCAACGATAAAGCATGGAAACCCGTAGTTATTCAAGAAGCACCTAAAGGAGTTCTTCGTGCCCAACAGATTACAAATGTGCGAAGCATGAAACAATATGGAGCTATTTCAATGACTAAAATAGACAGTAGCTATGTATTAAATATGGGGCAAAACCTTTCGGGTTATCCTGCGATAAAGGTAATTGGTAAAAAAGGGCAGACCGTTAAAATAACAGTCGGTGAATTATTGAATGAAGAAACAGGAAAAGTTTCCCAAAAACAATCGGGAGGCCCACATACATATTCATATACAATAAAAGGAGATGGAGTGGAGGAGTGGCACCCCGAATTTACCTATTATGGCTTTCAATATATCCAGATTGACGGGGCAAATCTGTTATCGTCAGATGATACGGATAAACCGTTAATTATAGATGTAAAGTCTGATTTTATCTACAATTCAACCAATGAGAATGGGCATTTCGAGTCTTCAAACGAGATTTTTAATAAAGCCCATCAACTGATTAAAAATGCAGTAAGAAGTAATATGCAGTCAGTATTTACGGATTGCCCTCACCGTGAAAAATTAGGATGGTTGGAAGAAACCCATCTAAATGGTCCCGGTTTACTTTATAATTGGGATTTGACTCAGTTCTTTCCCAAAGTGATGCAGGATATAAAAGACGCCCAAAGAGACGGTGGGCTTGTACCTAGCATTGTTCCTGAATATGTAATCTTTGGTGACGATTTCTCAGATTCTCCCGAATGGGGAGGTGCAGCCGTTATTGTTCCTTGGATGTACTATCAATTTTATGGCGATAACACTCTGATTGAGCAATACTACAATATAATGAAACAATATGTAGATTATCTGACTTCAAAATCAACAGGTCATATTGTTTCTCATGGTTTAGGCGATTGGTATGATTATGGGGAACATCGGGCGGGATTTTCGATGAATAGCCCCATTGAGGTTTCGGCTACGGCTCATTATTATTATGTTACCCATTTGTTTGCTAAAGCGGCAAAGATGTTTAACAAATCAAATGATGAGAAAAAATATACTGTTTTGTCTGAGAATATCAGAAAAGCTTTTAATGATAAATTTCTGGACAAAAAGACTATGCAATATGGCTCAGGCAGTCAGTTTTGTAATGCAGTAGCCTTGTTTATGGGTATAGTAGAGCCACAAAACAAAGCAGCAGTCTTGCAAAACCTGAAAGCAGATATTCAGAAAAGGGGCAACCGCTTAACAACGGGGGATGTGGGTAACCGATATTTATTTCAGGCATTAGCCCTTAATGGCGAAAATGAATTGATGTATCTGATGAATAATCATACAGGTGCTCCCGGGTATGGTTTTCAGATACTGTTCGGTGTAACAACATTAACAGAACAGTGGGACCCACGTAAGGGAGCTTCATGGAATCATTTTATGATGGGGCAAATAGACGAGTGGTTTTTTCATAGTTTAGGAGGTATCGTTCCTTCAACACCCGGATTTAAAGAGTTTACGATTCAACCGCAACCTGTAGGCGATTTAACTTGGGTGAAAGCTAATCACGAAACCTTATATGGTAATATAGCCGTAAGTTGGAAGCGTGAAAGTGGTGTATTCTATCTGTCTGTTGATGTACCTGTTAATACTCGTGCTACGGTTATTTTACCCGATGGAAATAATACAAAAAAAATAGTTGGTTCAGGAAAACACTCATTTGAGTGTAAATTATAA
- a CDS encoding aldo/keto reductase → MEYRKIGNTDMRVSTLSFGASSLGGVFHSLKESEGIKAVHAAVENGINFIDVSPYYGHLKSEILLGKALKDIDRNKYYLSTKVGRYGENGINLWDYTAEKAKESVYESMERLNINYIDLINVHDIEFADLDQICNETLPALVELKKQGVVGYVGITNLTLRHFKYVIDHVPSGTVDSVLSFCHYCLNDDALVDYLDYFEANGVGVINASPFSMGLLTERGAPDWHPAPKPLIDVCQKAAQHCQSKGKSLEQLALKYAISNPRISTTLFSTTRSEAVLQNLQWAEEPLDIQLLAEVQDILKSRFRDTWLNS, encoded by the coding sequence ATGGAATATAGAAAAATTGGAAATACAGACATGAGGGTGTCTACTCTGAGTTTTGGAGCTTCTTCGTTAGGTGGTGTTTTCCATTCACTGAAAGAGTCAGAAGGTATAAAGGCGGTGCATGCAGCAGTTGAGAATGGCATTAACTTTATTGATGTATCTCCATATTACGGGCATCTGAAATCAGAAATTCTATTAGGAAAAGCTCTGAAAGATATTGATCGAAATAAGTACTATTTATCAACTAAAGTCGGTCGGTACGGAGAAAACGGTATAAACCTTTGGGATTATACAGCTGAAAAAGCAAAAGAGAGTGTTTACGAAAGTATGGAGCGTCTGAATATCAATTATATCGACCTGATAAACGTACATGACATTGAGTTTGCCGATCTAGACCAAATTTGCAATGAAACATTACCAGCCTTGGTTGAACTGAAAAAGCAAGGTGTTGTGGGGTATGTCGGAATTACGAATCTGACATTAAGACATTTTAAGTATGTAATAGATCATGTGCCTTCGGGAACAGTCGATAGTGTCCTTTCTTTCTGTCATTACTGTTTGAATGATGATGCTTTGGTTGACTATCTGGATTACTTTGAAGCCAATGGAGTAGGGGTTATTAATGCTTCCCCTTTCTCGATGGGATTACTTACTGAAAGAGGTGCTCCCGATTGGCATCCTGCACCAAAACCTTTGATAGATGTTTGTCAAAAAGCTGCACAGCATTGCCAAAGCAAAGGGAAAAGTCTCGAACAACTTGCTTTAAAATATGCAATAAGCAATCCCCGTATTTCGACTACTTTGTTTAGCACTACTCGCTCGGAGGCTGTCCTTCAAAACCTGCAATGGGCAGAAGAGCCTTTAGATATTCAATTATTGGCAGAAGTGCAAGATATTCTTAAATCAAGATTTCGTGATACTTGGCTGAATAGCTAA